A genomic stretch from Aminobacter aminovorans includes:
- a CDS encoding DEAD/DEAH box helicase: MSEDTQTAPEALTFADLGLSPKVLSAVTDAGYTQPTPIQAGAIPHALQGKDVLGIAQTGTGKTASFVLPMLTRLEKGRARARMPRTLILEPTRELAAQVEENFVKYGKNHRLNISLLIGGVSFDEQEKKLERGADVLIATPGRMLDHFERGKLLLTGVEILVIDEADRMLDMGFIPDIERICKLIPFTRQTLFFSATMPPEITKLTEQFLHAPIRVEVSKAASTSTNITQRLVKSGPKPWDKRETLRKLIDAEGDAIKNAIIFCNRKVDVSELFRSLVKHDYDAGALHGDMDQRARMAMLAGFRDGKLKLLVASDVAARGLDIPEVSHVFNYDVPIHAEDYVHRIGRTGRAGRLGKAFTIVTKSDTKYVDAIQRLTGLEVEWHDGDLSTVVASEGDDEAPRRGRGAPRRAGKEKPGRERDRKPREEAPVTQAAAVVAAEAPVDNVVSDINERRERKDAIRNGNSDRKQREHEDRPRRDDHRGNRRHQREEDDDRTVGFGDDMPAFMLITTNV, translated from the coding sequence TTGTCCGAAGACACTCAGACCGCTCCAGAAGCGTTGACCTTCGCAGACCTCGGCCTTTCGCCGAAGGTCCTTTCCGCAGTCACCGACGCGGGCTACACCCAGCCCACGCCGATCCAGGCAGGTGCGATCCCGCACGCACTGCAGGGCAAGGACGTGCTAGGCATCGCCCAGACGGGTACCGGCAAGACGGCATCCTTCGTGCTGCCAATGCTGACGCGCCTTGAAAAGGGCCGTGCCCGGGCACGCATGCCGCGGACGCTGATCCTCGAGCCGACGCGCGAGCTCGCAGCGCAGGTCGAGGAAAACTTCGTCAAATATGGCAAAAACCACCGGCTCAACATTTCCCTGCTGATCGGCGGCGTGTCGTTCGACGAGCAGGAAAAGAAGCTCGAGCGCGGTGCCGACGTCCTGATCGCCACGCCCGGCCGCATGCTCGACCATTTCGAGCGCGGCAAGCTTTTGCTGACCGGCGTCGAGATCCTTGTCATCGACGAAGCCGACCGCATGCTCGACATGGGCTTCATCCCCGACATCGAGCGCATCTGCAAGCTGATCCCTTTCACGCGTCAGACGCTGTTCTTCTCGGCGACGATGCCGCCGGAGATCACAAAGCTGACTGAGCAGTTCCTGCACGCGCCTATCCGTGTCGAGGTTTCGAAGGCTGCGTCGACCAGCACCAACATCACGCAGCGCCTCGTCAAATCGGGCCCCAAGCCATGGGACAAGCGCGAAACGCTGCGCAAGCTGATCGACGCCGAAGGCGATGCAATCAAGAACGCGATCATCTTCTGCAACCGGAAGGTCGACGTTTCGGAGCTGTTTCGTTCGCTGGTCAAGCACGATTATGATGCCGGCGCACTGCACGGCGATATGGACCAGCGCGCCCGCATGGCGATGCTTGCAGGCTTCCGTGACGGCAAGCTGAAGCTGCTTGTTGCCTCTGACGTCGCAGCGCGTGGTCTGGACATTCCAGAAGTCAGCCACGTCTTCAACTACGACGTGCCAATCCACGCAGAGGACTATGTCCACCGCATTGGCCGCACCGGTCGAGCCGGGCGCCTGGGTAAGGCTTTCACCATTGTTACCAAGTCCGACACCAAATATGTCGACGCTATCCAGCGACTGACCGGCTTGGAGGTGGAATGGCACGACGGCGACCTGTCGACGGTCGTTGCCAGCGAAGGCGACGACGAAGCGCCGCGCCGCGGCCGTGGCGCGCCACGTCGCGCCGGCAAGGAAAAGCCAGGTCGCGAACGCGACCGCAAGCCGCGTGAAGAAGCACCAGTTACACAGGCCGCCGCCGTCGTGGCAGCCGAGGCGCCCGTCGACAACGTCGTCTCCGACATCAACGAGCGCCGCGAACGCAAGGATGCGATCCGAAACGGCAATTCCGATCGCAAGCAGCGCGAACATGAAGACAGGCCGCGCCGCGACGATCACCGCGGCAACCGCCGCCATCAGCGCGAGGAAGACGATGACCGCACCGTCGGCTTCGGCGACGACATGCCAGCCTTCATGCTCATCACCACAAACGTCTGA
- a CDS encoding VOC family protein produces the protein MQKISPFLWFDDQAEEAVTFYVSVFKNSRIGKVTRYGEAGPGPAGSVMVAEFELEGLHFTALNGGPMFKFTEAISMSIDCTDQPEVDHFWNKLSEGGQPGQCGWLKDKFGLSWQVVPEALPRLLGDADGAKAGRVMQAMLQMTKIDVARLEAAYAG, from the coding sequence ATGCAGAAGATCAGCCCATTCCTTTGGTTCGACGACCAGGCCGAAGAGGCGGTGACGTTTTACGTTTCGGTGTTCAAGAATTCTAGGATAGGCAAGGTGACCCGCTATGGCGAGGCGGGACCAGGGCCTGCCGGCAGCGTCATGGTCGCCGAGTTCGAGCTCGAAGGGCTGCATTTCACGGCCTTGAACGGCGGTCCGATGTTCAAGTTCACCGAAGCGATTTCGATGAGCATCGACTGCACGGATCAGCCCGAGGTCGACCACTTCTGGAACAAGCTGTCCGAGGGCGGCCAACCAGGCCAGTGCGGCTGGCTGAAGGACAAGTTCGGGCTTTCATGGCAGGTCGTCCCCGAGGCACTGCCGCGGTTGCTTGGCGATGCCGATGGCGCCAAGGCCGGCCGGGTCATGCAGGCGATGCTGCAGATGACCAAGATCGACGTCGCCAGGCTTGAAGCTGCTTATGCCGGCTAG
- the prfB gene encoding peptide chain release factor 2 (programmed frameshift) produces MRAETQNIVDEIRQAISLLRRHFDWDQAIKRLDYLNMRAEDGNLWNDPQEAQKLMRERQSLDDSINAIKGLSQALDDNIGLIEMGEEEGDADIISEAETAIRSLAGEIRARQIESLLSGEADQNDTYLEVHAGAGGTESQDWANMLLRMYTRWAERRRFKVEVLEVHDGEEAGIKSATLLIKGHNAYGWLKTESGVHRLVRISPYDSNARRHTSFSSIWVYPVVDDSIEIDVSESDVRIDTYRSSGAGGQHVNTTDSAVRITHIATGIAVACQAERSQHKNKAKAWEMLRSRLYEEELKKREAVANATESAKTDIGWGHQIRSYVLQPYQLVKDLRTGVESTSPSDVLDGDLDDFMEASLSQRIEGGAGQAVADLD; encoded by the exons ATGCGCGCGGAAACGCAGAACATCGTCGACGAAATCAGGCAGGCCATAAGCCTGCTGAGGAGGCAT TTTGACTGGGATCAGGCGATAAAGCGGCTTGATTACCTGAATATGCGGGCAGAGGACGGCAACCTCTGGAACGACCCGCAGGAAGCCCAGAAGCTGATGCGCGAGCGCCAGTCGCTCGATGACAGCATCAATGCGATCAAGGGCCTGAGCCAGGCGCTGGACGACAATATCGGCCTGATCGAGATGGGCGAGGAAGAAGGCGACGCTGACATCATCAGCGAGGCCGAAACCGCCATTCGTTCGCTGGCCGGCGAGATCCGGGCGCGCCAGATCGAGTCGCTGCTGTCGGGCGAAGCCGACCAGAACGACACCTATCTCGAAGTCCACGCCGGTGCTGGTGGCACCGAGAGCCAGGACTGGGCCAACATGCTGCTGCGCATGTACACCCGCTGGGCCGAACGCCGTCGCTTCAAGGTCGAGGTTCTGGAAGTCCATGATGGCGAAGAAGCCGGCATCAAGTCTGCCACGCTGCTGATCAAGGGCCACAATGCCTATGGCTGGCTGAAGACGGAATCGGGCGTTCATCGCCTGGTCCGCATTTCGCCCTATGACAGCAATGCGCGTCGCCACACCTCGTTCTCCAGCATCTGGGTCTATCCAGTGGTCGACGATTCGATCGAGATAGACGTCTCGGAATCGGATGTGCGCATCGACACCTACCGTTCGTCGGGCGCTGGCGGCCAGCACGTCAACACCACCGACTCGGCGGTGCGCATCACGCACATCGCCACCGGCATTGCCGTAGCCTGTCAGGCCGAGCGCTCGCAGCACAAGAACAAGGCCAAGGCCTGGGAAATGCTGCGCTCGCGCCTCTACGAGGAAGAGCTGAAAAAGCGTGAGGCCGTCGCCAACGCGACGGAATCGGCCAAGACCGACATCGGCTGGGGTCACCAGATCCGCTCCTACGTGCTCCAGCCCTACCAGTTGGTGAAGGATCTGCGCACCGGCGTCGAAAGCACCAGCCCGTCCGACGTTCTCGACGGTGACCTCGACGACTTCATGGAAGCGTCGCTGTCGCAACGCATCGAAGGCGGGGCAGGGCAGGCGGTCGCCGACCTCGACTAG
- a CDS encoding GFA family protein produces MVIKGSCHCKATMFEVTEVPETVTFCTCTFCSKRGALWAYYVPAQFKLTSPPENVSIYARDASVVKHGFCAICGCGTFTETPDWSTGEADFDNPKVSVNARLFDDFDLDRIEVVVLDGKNLW; encoded by the coding sequence ATGGTGATCAAGGGCAGCTGTCACTGCAAGGCGACTATGTTTGAGGTAACGGAGGTGCCAGAGACGGTGACCTTCTGCACCTGCACGTTTTGCTCCAAGCGTGGTGCGCTTTGGGCCTATTACGTGCCTGCCCAGTTCAAGCTGACCAGTCCGCCCGAAAACGTCTCGATCTACGCGCGCGATGCGAGCGTGGTGAAGCATGGTTTCTGCGCTATCTGCGGCTGCGGTACCTTCACCGAGACGCCTGACTGGTCGACCGGCGAAGCCGACTTCGACAATCCCAAGGTCAGCGTCAATGCGCGCCTTTTCGATGATTTCGACCTCGATCGGATCGAAGTCGTCGTGCTCGACGGCAAGAACCTCTGGTAG
- a CDS encoding OmpA family protein — MKKTVIFALAGSMLVGACTTDPYTGQQKVSNAAAGAGIGALAGAGLGLLAGGNDRRNALIGAGVGALAGGLAGGYMDRQESELRAQLQGSGVSVTRAGDQIILNMPSNITFATDQDAVKAGFYNTLNSVALVLKKFNQTTVDVFGHTDSTGGDQHNFDLSQRRALSVANYLGAQGVDSRRFAVTGFGATRPIASNATAEGRAQNRRVEIQLSPLT, encoded by the coding sequence ATGAAGAAGACAGTGATTTTCGCGCTGGCTGGCAGCATGCTTGTCGGTGCGTGCACGACCGATCCTTATACCGGTCAGCAGAAGGTTTCGAACGCCGCTGCAGGTGCTGGTATCGGTGCACTCGCCGGCGCCGGCCTTGGTCTGCTCGCCGGCGGCAATGACCGCCGCAACGCGCTGATCGGCGCTGGTGTCGGCGCACTCGCCGGTGGTCTCGCCGGCGGCTACATGGACCGGCAGGAATCCGAATTGCGTGCCCAACTGCAGGGCAGCGGCGTCAGCGTCACCCGCGCCGGCGACCAGATCATCCTGAACATGCCGTCGAACATCACCTTTGCCACCGACCAGGACGCGGTGAAGGCCGGCTTCTACAACACGCTGAACTCGGTGGCGCTGGTGCTCAAGAAGTTCAATCAGACCACCGTCGACGTGTTCGGTCACACCGATTCGACCGGCGGCGACCAGCACAATTTCGACCTGTCGCAGCGTCGCGCGTTGTCGGTCGCCAACTACCTCGGTGCCCAGGGCGTCGATTCGCGCCGTTTTGCCGTCACCGGTTTCGGTGCGACCCGTCCGATTGCGTCCAACGCCACTGCGGAAGGCCGCGCACAGAACCGCCGCGTCGAAATCCAGCTGTCGCCGCTCACCTGA